The Lysobacter enzymogenes DNA segment GACCCGCGCGCGCCGGTGATGCCGTGGGACGGCGAAGGCCTGCCGCGCGAGAAGATGCCGATCGTCGAGAACGGCAAAGTGGTGGCGCTGAACTATTCGCGCTACTGGGCGCAGAAGCAGGGCAAGCGCGCGGTCGGCACGCCCGGCAACCTGCTGATGTCCGGCGGCGACAAGACCACCGCCGAGCTGGTCAAGGGCACCCAGAAGGGCATCCTGGTCACCCGCACCTGGTACATCCGCATGGTCGATCCGCAGACCGTGCTGCTGACCGGGCTGACCCGCGACGGCACCTTCTACATCGAGAACGGGCAGATCAAGCACCCGATCAAGAACTTCCGCTTCAACGAATCGCCGGTGATCATGCTCAACAACATCGAGGAGCTCGGTCGGCCGGTGCGCGTGGCCGGCGACGAATCCGACTCGGTGATGATGATCCCGCCGATGAAGCTGCGCGATTTCACCTTCACCTCGCTGTCCGACGCGGTCTGACCGCAACGCGCGCGGCGCGCCCGGCGACGGGCGCGCCGCGCCGCGGGAACGCACCCCCGTACCCCGCACCGCCGCACCACCGCAAGAGGCCTCACCGTGCAACGACGCGACTTCCTCGGTTCCGCCGGTCTCGGCCTGGCCGGTCTGATGCTTCCCTTCGGCCGCAGCGTCGCCGCCGAAGCCCTGCTGGAACCGGCCGATCCGGCGCTGCGCAAGCGCCTGGCCGATACCGCCCTGGCCGCCGCGCGCGAAGGCGGCGCGCACTACTGCGACGTGCGCGTGGGCCGCTACCTGCGCCAGTCGGTGCTGACCCGCGAGGCGCAGGTGCGCAACATCGTCAACGCCGAATCGGTCGGCGTCGGCGTGCGGGTGCTGCGCGACGGCGCCTGGGGCTTCGCCGCGACGTCGCAGACCACGGTCGACGCGGTCGCCGCGGCCACGCAGCAGGCGCTGGCCATCGCCAAGGCCAACGCGCGCGCGCAGACGCGCAAGGTCGAACTCGCGCCGGTGCGGGGCGTCGGCGAGGTGCGCTGGGCCACGCCGGTGCGCAAGAACGCGCTGGCGGTGCCGATCCAGGACAAGGTCGCGCTGCTGATGGCGGTCAACGCCGCCGCGCTCAAGAACGGCGCCGACTTCGTCCAGTCCAACCTGTTCGCGATCAACGAACAGAAGTATTTCGCGTCCACCGACGGCAGCTACATCGACCAGGACGTGCACCGGATCTGGCTGCCGCTGACCGCGACCGCGGTCGACAAGGCCAGCGGCAAGTTCCGCACCCGCGACGGGCTGTCGGCGCCGATGGGCATGGGCTACGAGTACCTCGATGCCGATCCGGCCGGCAAGTTCGCCCTGCCGGGCGGGCTGACCGGCTACGGCCGCAGCTACGACGTGATGGAAGACGCCGCCGCCGCCGCGCGCCACGCCCGCGCCAAGCTCAAGGCGCCGTCGGTGAAGCCGGGCAAGTACGACCTGGTGATCGATCCGTCCAACCTGTTCCTGACCATCCACGAGAACGTCGGCCACCCGCTCGAACTCGACCGCGTGCTCGGCTATGAAGCCAACTACGCCGGCACCAGCTTCGCCACCCTCGACAAGCGCGAGGCCGGCTACAAATACGGCAGCGAGCGGGTCAACTTCGTCGCCGACAAGACCCGCGCGGGCAGCCTGGGCGCGGTCGGTTTCGACGACGAAGGGGTCAAGACGCGCGAATGGGACCTGGTCCGCGACGGCGTGCTGGTGGATTACCAGGCCACCCGCGACGAGGCCCACATCCTCGGCCAAAAGGAATCGCACGGTTGCAGCTACGCCGATTCGTGGTCGAGCGTGCAGTTCCAGCGCATGCCCAACGTGTCGCTGCGACCCGGCAAGGACAAGCTCAGCGTCGCCGAGATGATCAAGGGCGTCGAGCGCGGGCTGTACATCCACGGCCGCGGCTCGTATTCGATCGACCAGCAGCGCTACAACGCCCAGTTCGGCGGCCAGTTGTTCTTCGAGATCAAGAACGGCGCGGTGGCCGGGATGGTCGAGGACGCGGCCTACCAGATCCGCACGCCGGAATTCTGGGCCTCGTGCTCGGCGATCTGCGACGAGCGCGATTTCCGCCTCGGCGGCTCGTTCTTCGACGGCAAGGGCCAGCCGAGCCAGGTTTCGGCGGTCTCGCACGGCGCGGCCACCGCGCGTTTCGACGGGGTCAACGTCATCAATACGGCGCGGGCGCTGTAGCCGATGCGCGCGGCGACGCCGGCGGGCATGCGCGTGGGCGCGGCGCGGTGAACCGCGCGCGGTTCCTGCGGCTGATGCTCGGCGCCGCGGCCGGTGCCGTGGCGGCACGCGTGCCGCTGGCGCGCGCGGCGGCCGATTACGATTTCTGGTTCACCCGGCTCAAGTACGACTCCGGCGACTGGGACGTGGACCAGCGCATGCCGGCCAACCTGATCACCTCGCTGATCGACTACACCCACCTGCGGGTGGACCCGAAGGAACACGTGCTCGCGCTGGCCGACCCGAAGATGCTGGCCGCGCCGTTCTGCTACCTGGCCGGGCACAAGCTGGTCGAGTTCAACCCCGACGAGCGGCGCAACTTCGAGCGCTACGTGCGCAACGGCGGCTTCGTCTTCGTCGACGACTGCAACCACGACATCGACGGGCTGTTCGCCAAGTCGTTCGAGGCGCAGATGGCGAAGATCTTCGGCGCCAAGGCGCTGAAGAAACTGCCGAACAAGCACCCGATCTACCGCAGTTTCTTCGTCTTCGACGGGCCGCCGGCGACCGGGTTCGAGCTCAACGGCTGGGGCGACGATCTGGTCCACGATTACCTAAAGGGCATCGAGATCGACGGGCGGCTCGGCATTTTGTACAGCAACAAGGACTACGGCTGCGAGTGGGATTACGACTGGCGCAACAAGCGGTTCCTGGCCGAGGACAACACCAAGTTCGGGGTCAATATCGTGATGTACGCGTTGAACTCGTGATCGGCGCGCGGCGGTTTCGCATTCGCGACAACAAGTGGTTTCGGGAGCGGCGATGAGCGGCAACGACAACAACGGCGACGACGCGCTGCAGGCGCAACTGGCGCGGCTGGACGAACTGCGCGCGGCCATCGCCCAGGCCATCGTCGGCCAGGACGAGGTGGTGGAGCAGTTGCTGATCGGCCTGCTCGCCGGCGGGCATTGCCTGCTCGAAGGCGTGCCGGGACTCGGCAAGACCCTGCTGGTGCGCTCGCTCGGGCAGGCGCTGGAACTGCAGTTCCGGCGGATCCAGTTCACCCCGGACCTGATGCCCAGCGACATCCTCGGCACCGAGTTGCTGGAAGAGGACCACGGCACCGGCCATCGCCATTTCCGCTTCCAGCCGGGGCCGATCTTCACCAGCCTGCTGCTCGCCGACGAACTCAACCGCACCCCGCCCAAGACCCAGGCGGCGTTGCTGGAGGCGATGCAGGAGCGCACGGTGAGCTATGCCGGCACCACCCATTCGCTGCCGGCGCCGTTCTTCGTGCTGGCCACCCAGAATCCGCTGGAGCAGGCTGGCACCTATCCGTTGCCCGAAGCCCAGCTCGACCGGTTCCTGCTGCATATCCGGGTCGGTTATCCGAGCGAGCAGGAAGAACACGACATCCTGCAACAGACCACCGGCAGCGGCGGCGCGCGGGTGCCCAAGGTGATGGACGCGCACGCGGTGCTGGCGCTGCAGGCGAGGGTGCGCGAGGTGCATCTGGGCGAGGACGTGCTGCGCTGGATCACCCGCCTGGTGCGCGCCAGCCGGCCCGCGGCCGATGCGCTGATTGAGGTGCGGCAGTGGGTGAAGTGGGGCGCCGGCCCGCGCGCCGGCCAGTCGCTGGTGCTCGCGGCCAAGGCGCGTGCGCTGCTGCACGGGCGCTTCGCCGCCACCCGCGAGGACGTGATCGCGCTGGCCGCGCCGGTGATGCGCCACCGCCTGTTGCTGTCGTTCGCGGCCGAGGCCGAGGGCAAGAGCGCGGACGATGTGATCGCGGCGCTGCTGCGCGGCGTGCCGTTGCCGGGGTGAGCGCGATGTCCGGCCTGCATGGCGCGAGGATCGGCGAGGGCGGATCGTGCGCGATCTGATCCCCGCCGACGTGCGCGCGCGCCTGCGCGGCCTTAGCCTGGTCTCGCGCCGCGCCGTCGGCGCGCACGGCATCGGCGCGCATCGCAGCCGCAGCCGCGGCGCCGGGCTGGAGTTCGCCCAGTACCGCGCCTACGAACCCGGCGACGAACTGCGCCAGGTCGATTGGAAACTCTATGCGCGCTCGGACCGCTTCTTCGTGCGCGAAGCCGAACGCGAAAGTCCGCTGGCGGTCTGGCTGTTGCTGGACGCGAGCGCGTCGATGGACCAGCGCGACGGCGCGCGTCCCGATTACCCGCGCCTGGACGCGGCCAAGGCCATCGCCGCCTGCGTGGCCGAACTGGCGCTGCGCCAGAACGACCGCTTCGGCCTGATGGTGTTGCGCGAAGACGGTCTGCGCCTGTTGCCGCCGGCGACCGGCGCGCGCCAGCGCGACCGCTTGCTGCTGGAACTGCACGGCCTGCGCGCGCACGGCGGGTGGCCGGCGCCGGCGTCGCTGCGGCCGCTGTGGGAGCGCATCGGCGCGGGCGACCTGGTGCTGATGCTCGGCGACGGCCTCGACGAGGCGGCGCTGGCCGTGGCCGAACGGCTGGCCGCGGCGCGGCGCGAAGTGCTCAGCGTGCGCATCCTGACTGTCGAGGAGCGCGATTTTCCGTTCCGTGGCGGCCATCGCTTCCGCGATCCGGAGACCGGCGAGGAACTGCTCGGCGACGGCGCCGCGTTGCGGCGCGAGTTCATCGAGCGCTTCGGCGCGGCGCGGCGCGCGGTCGATGCGCGCCTGGACGCGGCCGGCGTCCGCCATGCCGAGCATACGCTCGACGAACCGGTCGACCTGCCGCTGCGGCGCTTGTTCGGCGCGCGCGACGCGGCGGCGGGCGCATGAGCGCGGCGCTGTTGCTGCCGCTGGCTCTGGCCGCGCTGGCGGCGCTGGCGCTGCCGCTGTTGATCCACCTGGCCCGGCGCAGCGAGCAGCGGCCGACCGTGTTCGCCGCGTTGCGCTGGCTGCGCGAACGGCCGCGTCCGCGCAGCCGCATCCGCTTCGACGAATGGCCGTTGCTGTTGCTGCGGCTGCTGTTGCTGACGGTGCTGGCGCTGCTGCTGGCGCGGCCGGTGCTGTACGGCGCGCAGCCGCGCGAGGCTTGGCTGGCGGTGATGCCCGGGCTCGATCCTGCTCGGGCGGGCGAGGGCCTTGAGAACGCGCGGTTGCAGCGGCGTTGGTTGGCGCCGGGATTTCCCGATGTGCGCGAACCTGCTCCGGCGTTGGCGGCGAACGCGGCCAGCCTGCTGCGCGAACTCGACGCGACCCTGCCGCCGGGCGTAGCCCTGACCGTAGCGGTGCCGGCGCGGTTCGACGGCGCCGACGGCGCGCGCCTGCGGCTGTCGCGGCCGCTGCAGTGGCGCGTCGTCGATGATGACGCCGCAGCGCCGGTGACGCCAGCGGTGCGCGAAACCGCGC contains these protein-coding regions:
- a CDS encoding TldD/PmbA family protein codes for the protein MQRRDFLGSAGLGLAGLMLPFGRSVAAEALLEPADPALRKRLADTALAAAREGGAHYCDVRVGRYLRQSVLTREAQVRNIVNAESVGVGVRVLRDGAWGFAATSQTTVDAVAAATQQALAIAKANARAQTRKVELAPVRGVGEVRWATPVRKNALAVPIQDKVALLMAVNAAALKNGADFVQSNLFAINEQKYFASTDGSYIDQDVHRIWLPLTATAVDKASGKFRTRDGLSAPMGMGYEYLDADPAGKFALPGGLTGYGRSYDVMEDAAAAARHARAKLKAPSVKPGKYDLVIDPSNLFLTIHENVGHPLELDRVLGYEANYAGTSFATLDKREAGYKYGSERVNFVADKTRAGSLGAVGFDDEGVKTREWDLVRDGVLVDYQATRDEAHILGQKESHGCSYADSWSSVQFQRMPNVSLRPGKDKLSVAEMIKGVERGLYIHGRGSYSIDQQRYNAQFGGQLFFEIKNGAVAGMVEDAAYQIRTPEFWASCSAICDERDFRLGGSFFDGKGQPSQVSAVSHGAATARFDGVNVINTARAL
- a CDS encoding DUF4159 domain-containing protein, producing the protein MLGAAAGAVAARVPLARAAADYDFWFTRLKYDSGDWDVDQRMPANLITSLIDYTHLRVDPKEHVLALADPKMLAAPFCYLAGHKLVEFNPDERRNFERYVRNGGFVFVDDCNHDIDGLFAKSFEAQMAKIFGAKALKKLPNKHPIYRSFFVFDGPPATGFELNGWGDDLVHDYLKGIEIDGRLGILYSNKDYGCEWDYDWRNKRFLAEDNTKFGVNIVMYALNS
- a CDS encoding AAA family ATPase, which gives rise to MSGNDNNGDDALQAQLARLDELRAAIAQAIVGQDEVVEQLLIGLLAGGHCLLEGVPGLGKTLLVRSLGQALELQFRRIQFTPDLMPSDILGTELLEEDHGTGHRHFRFQPGPIFTSLLLADELNRTPPKTQAALLEAMQERTVSYAGTTHSLPAPFFVLATQNPLEQAGTYPLPEAQLDRFLLHIRVGYPSEQEEHDILQQTTGSGGARVPKVMDAHAVLALQARVREVHLGEDVLRWITRLVRASRPAADALIEVRQWVKWGAGPRAGQSLVLAAKARALLHGRFAATREDVIALAAPVMRHRLLLSFAAEAEGKSADDVIAALLRGVPLPG
- a CDS encoding DUF58 domain-containing protein codes for the protein MRDLIPADVRARLRGLSLVSRRAVGAHGIGAHRSRSRGAGLEFAQYRAYEPGDELRQVDWKLYARSDRFFVREAERESPLAVWLLLDASASMDQRDGARPDYPRLDAAKAIAACVAELALRQNDRFGLMVLREDGLRLLPPATGARQRDRLLLELHGLRAHGGWPAPASLRPLWERIGAGDLVLMLGDGLDEAALAVAERLAAARREVLSVRILTVEERDFPFRGGHRFRDPETGEELLGDGAALRREFIERFGAARRAVDARLDAAGVRHAEHTLDEPVDLPLRRLFGARDAAAGA